One Kangiella geojedonensis DNA segment encodes these proteins:
- a CDS encoding BolA family protein — MTQQAPDNSARIEKMNQLIADALQPEQLEIIDDSHKHIGHAGAKGGLGHFTVVIKSDALEGKRMIQQHRMIYDALGDMMQTDIHALAIKVIK; from the coding sequence ATGACTCAACAAGCTCCCGATAACTCTGCTCGTATCGAAAAAATGAATCAATTGATCGCTGATGCCTTACAGCCTGAACAGTTAGAAATCATCGATGACAGTCATAAACACATAGGCCACGCAGGCGCCAAAGGCGGCCTTGGTCACTTCACTGTCGTTATTAAAAGTGACGCCCTAGAAGGTAAGCGTATGATTCAACAGCACCGCATGATTTACGACGCACTCGGCGACATGATGCAGACCGATATTCATGCGCTAGCGATTAAGGTAATAAAGTAG
- a CDS encoding YciI family protein yields MLYMIYSEDVENSLPLRAKARPAHIDRLQVLKNEGRLILAGPLPAIDANDPAEAGFTGSLIVAEFESLEAAKAWADADPYIEAGVYQNVTVKPYKKVLP; encoded by the coding sequence ATGCTTTATATGATTTACTCAGAAGACGTTGAAAATTCATTACCTCTTCGAGCAAAGGCTCGACCTGCTCATATTGATCGCCTTCAAGTGCTTAAAAATGAAGGCCGACTCATTTTGGCTGGCCCGCTTCCTGCTATTGATGCTAACGACCCTGCTGAGGCAGGTTTTACCGGCAGTTTGATTGTGGCTGAGTTTGAATCCTTAGAAGCCGCTAAAGCATGGGCTGACGCTGATCCCTATATTGAAGCTGGTGTTTACCAAAACGTTACCGTTAAACCCTACAAAAAAGTACTACCTTAA
- a CDS encoding inner membrane-spanning protein YciB has protein sequence MTFLKENYPIIGFIAAYLLTKNLILAAAIWSGLTLIQMILHYFTKKEVKTSHVALFFVGLALVALAYYFDDDDFIKWKTSIAVWAGALFILIRQFASKKYVIQDLTKSSGLIKDSAPKSLLAKVNGVWVVTLALYGGLNLYVAFNFSTDFWFYFKLISMFVLLFGLLIISIVMLKDHVHLDEEQPNQ, from the coding sequence ATGACGTTTCTTAAAGAGAATTACCCAATTATCGGCTTTATTGCGGCTTATTTATTAACCAAGAACCTGATCTTGGCCGCAGCCATCTGGAGTGGACTCACCCTCATACAGATGATTCTGCATTACTTCACTAAAAAAGAGGTGAAAACCAGCCATGTAGCGCTGTTTTTTGTCGGGCTGGCTTTAGTGGCCTTAGCATACTACTTTGATGATGATGACTTCATTAAGTGGAAAACCAGCATCGCAGTCTGGGCCGGCGCCTTGTTTATCCTGATTCGTCAGTTCGCATCGAAGAAATACGTGATACAAGATCTCACCAAGTCGAGCGGATTGATAAAAGACAGCGCACCTAAGTCGTTGTTAGCAAAAGTAAACGGGGTATGGGTGGTCACCTTAGCGCTATATGGTGGCTTAAACCTTTATGTTGCGTTTAATTTTAGTACCGACTTTTGGTTCTATTTCAAATTAATCAGCATGTTTGTTTTACTCTTTGGCTTACTTATTATTAGCATTGTTATGCTGAAAGATCATGTTCATCTCGACGAAGAACAGCCGAACCAGTAA